A window of Diospyros lotus cultivar Yz01 chromosome 14, ASM1463336v1, whole genome shotgun sequence contains these coding sequences:
- the LOC127790592 gene encoding transcription repressor OFP6-like — MKVALIWFSIYTERTMPLSLSFKSLSVISQPSLPGTPSTLSLSTMSGGRRKLRLNTVAVDIGCSSCRRPRLSKIFHPKPNSKRPTYHKVDPRYADDYTTTTTTTATASASSTFSPNTGTPQCYSDPEESDIRSLRAVQGFGRVGGGSVAVEKDSDDPYLDFRRSMLQMILEREIYSREDLRELLNCFLQLNSPCFHGVIVRAFTEIWNGVISVKSPNLHLHGGRVSRAF, encoded by the coding sequence atgaaggttgCATTAATATGGTTTTCCATTTATACAGAGCGAACCATGCCTCTCTCATTGTCATTCAAATCCCTCTCAGTTATCTCTCAACCTAGCCTCCCCGGCACTCCctccaccctctctctctctacaatgtCGGGCGGACGGAGAAAGCTCCGGCTCAACACAGTGGCAGTGGACATAGGCTGCAGCAGCTGCCGGCGGCCAAGGCTCTCCAAGATCTTCCACCCAAAACCCAACTCCAAACGACCCACATACCACAAAGTCGACCCCCGGTATGCCGACGActacaccaccaccaccaccacgaCGGCGACCGCCTCCGCCTCCTCCACCTTCTCTCCGAACACCGGCACGCCGCAGTGTTACTCCGATCCTGAGGAGTCGGACATAAGGAGCCTGAGGGCGGTGCAGGGCTTCGGAAGGGTAGGCGGCGGGAGCGTGGCGGTGGAGAAGGACTCCGACGACCCTTATCTCGACTTCCGGCGGTCGATGCTTCAGATGATTTTGGAGAGGGAGATTTACTCCAGGGAAGATCTTCGGGAGCTGCTCAACTGTTTCTTGCAGCTGAATTCGCCGTGCTTCCATGGCGTCATCGTTCGAGCTTTCACTGAGATCTGGAACGGCGTAATCTCCGTCAAATCTCCCAACCTGCATCTGCATGGTGGGCGCGTGTCACGTGCCTTCTAA